From a single Lolium rigidum isolate FL_2022 chromosome 7, APGP_CSIRO_Lrig_0.1, whole genome shotgun sequence genomic region:
- the LOC124672910 gene encoding ankyrin-1-like, giving the protein MSSHSTRDVRTAACSPSSAPPPPPSYIGVNVVVDAREDERRRRVLLHAAIDGNLDLLSRMAVELDAAERGGTGAAGVWSTCGRGALHLAAANGRAHVCRYLIQDLGFPVDAPSSSGETPLLLAATFGHTETAAHLLERGASPCAPDTDGETPLHWAAYNGDRELAMLLLHRGADAGAANPRGTPLHVAAERAHPDVVSVLLRQGADPNKVANGVFTPLVSSLVGGSLKWMKLLILAGANVNAGGFSGATPLFIACSRRGTAPFVKCLLAAGADPNALDELGRLPIEIAAVHAETEVVELLFPVTRRAPKVPDWTVGGIVSYVNSAAYKKWVCHIFILLKDELKQQGYSAFQRKDYDEAILLYSMALKIDDTDAVLYSNRSVCWLHLGVGDEALSDAQACTRLRPDLAEGYYHQRMAFNLLQRFGCPSKDLEPGSGEHRHQRRSTVLSHSTCSLA; this is encoded by the exons ATGTCGTCACATTCGACCAGAGATGTGCGCACGGCGGCGTGTTCACcctcgtcggcgccgccgcccccgccgtc ATACATAGGCGTCAATGTCGTCGTGGACGCGCGGGAAGacgagaggcggcggcgcgtgctCCTCCATGCCGCCATCGACGGCAACCTCGACCTCCTTTCCA GGATGGCGGTGGAGCTGGACGCGGCGGAGCGGGGCGGCACGGGCGCCGCCGGCGTCTGGTCGACGTGCGGCCGCGGGGCGCTGCACCTGGCCGCCGCCAACGGCAGGGCGCACGTCTGCCGCTACCTGATCCAGGACCTCGGCTTCCCCGTCGACGCCCCTTCCTCCTCCGGCGAGACGCCGCTGCTCCTGGCGGCCACCTTCGGCCACACCGAGACGGCGGCGCACCTCCTGGAGCGCGGTGCCTCCCCTTGCGCACCGGACACCGACGGCGAGACCCCGCTCCACTGGGCCGCCTACAACG GCGACCGCGAGCTGGCGATGCTGCTCCTGCACAGAGGCGCCGACGCCGGCGCGGCCAACCCCAGGGGCACGCCGCTGCATGTCGCCGCCGAGCGGGCGCACCCGGACGTCGTCAGCGTCCTACTGCGCCAAGGCGCCGAT CCGAACAAGGTTGCAAACGGCGTCTTCACGCCCTTGGTTTCGTCGCTTGTTGGTGGCTCTCTGAAATGGATGAAGCTACTCATTCTG GCTGGGGCTAATGTTAACGCCGGTGGATTCAGTGGAGCAACCCCTCTGTTCATAGCATGCAGCCGCCGTGGCACCGCCCCGTTCGTCAAGTGCTTGCTGGCGGCTGGAGCAGATCCAAACGCCCTTGATGAA CTTGGTAGGTTACCGATAGAAATCGCTGCAGTCCATGCTGAAACGGAAGTTGTTGAGCTTCTGTTTCCTGTAACGCGACGCGCTCCGAAAGTGCCTGACTGGACTGTTGGTGGCATTGTGAGCTATGTAAATTCTGCAGCTTACAAGAAGTGGGTATGTCATATATTCATATTGCT TAAAGATGAACTGAAACAGCAAGGGTACTCTGCTTTCCAAAGGAAGGACTATGATGAGGCCATACTTCTGTACAGCATG GCACTGAAGATTGATGACACGGACGCCGTATTATATTCAAACAGGAGCGTCTGTTGGCTGCACCTCGGTGTCGGCGACGAGGCTCTTTCAGACGCCCAGGCCTGCACCAGGTTGCGGCCTGACTTGGCAGAAGGCTACTACCATCAGCGAATGGCTTTCAACTTGCTTCAG CGCTTCGGATGCCCTTCTAAAGACCTCGAACCTGGATCAGGAGAACATCGACATCAACGACGCTCTACGGTACTAAGCCACTCTACCTGCAGCCTCGCATAG
- the LOC124677517 gene encoding uncharacterized protein At5g39865-like — MEVGCGVAGGTDGGKKQQQPRQFARSLTYHHHQGHRLMPKWRRPQLADEPRARPQAVVLYTTSLRGVRRTFADCSAARAILRGSRVAVDERDVSMDAALRRELQGLLDARGRAFSLPQLFIGGRLVGGADEVRQLHESGQLRRLLEGAAGQDPAFVCDACGGVRFAPCPACAGSRKVFDEEEDRVIRCGDCNENGLVRCPNCSS; from the coding sequence ATGGAGGTCGGTTGCGGCGTGGCCGGCGGGACGGACGGCGGCaagaagcagcagcagccgcGCCAGTTCGCGCGGTCGCTGACGTACCACCACCACCAGGGCCACCGGCTGATGCCCAAGTGGCGCCGGCCGCAGCTCGCCGACGAGCCCCGCGCGAGGCCGCAGGCGGTGGTGCTCTACACGACGTCGCTGCGCGGGGTGCGGCGCACCTTCGCCGACTGCTCCGCCGCGCGCGCCATCCTGCGCGGCTCCCGCGTCGCCGTCGACGAGCGCGACGTGTCCATGGACGCCGCGCTGCGGCGCGAGCTGCAGGGCCTGCTCGACGCGCGGGGCCGCGCCTTCTCGCTCCCGCAGCTCTTCATCGGCGGCCGCCTCGTCGGCGGCGCCGACGAGGTCCGGCAGCTGCACGAGTCCGGCCAGCTCCGGCGCCTCCTCGAGGGCGCCGCCGGACAGGACCCGGCCTTCGTCTGCGACGCCTGCGGCGGCGTCCGCTTCGCCCCCTGCCCCGCCTGCGCCGGCAGccgcaaggtcttcgacgaggaggaggaccgcgtCATCCGCTGCGGCGACTGCAACGAGAACGGATTGGTGCGCTGCCCTAATTGCTCTTCTTGA